The Chionomys nivalis chromosome 6, mChiNiv1.1, whole genome shotgun sequence sequence agagaaacccgAGCTCTCCGGGGTGAGGAGCGACCGACTTTGGGCGTCTCTGAAGATGGCTCGGGCTGCTCTTTGGCGCGCCGGAGGCACCCGATCGCGGACCGAGCTGTGACGCGAGGCGTCTTCGCTGCACCTTGCCCGGAGCGACCTGCCGTGAAATTTTTCATTCAAGATATGTTGAGTGGCTTCCCGGCAGCTTAAGAGGAGTCAGAGTTGAGACGGGCTTGTTGCTGGCCCCGGAGTCTCTTGCAGGAAGCGGCTCACGTTTGTCTGGACCTCCGGAGCCTAAACAGAAACTGGGGCTGGAGTGAGTGGCTGGAACGTGAATTGGACTTAACTCCAGTAAGGACTAGCCCggctggcaggcagggaaggCTGCAGGTTTGCTCCACTCCGTTTCCAGACTACACCGCTCTCTTGCGGAAGCTGTTCCGGCCCCTTTCCCAGAGCTTTGGGGACTGGCTCAGTATATTCCCGCTGCGGGGATGACTTTGTGGAGGCACGGAGTCCATGGCGCGCAGTGTCCCGTGAACTGTAAGTACTGCGAGTGAACGGTGGCTGGCGAGAGGGCGATTAGCACCCATTGCATGAATTATGAAACAATAACttttggaagaagcaggaggagaaaaaaaagaagcatctaTAGCTGCCCCCTCCCATCGGCCGACTCTACACGCTACTCtggccccctccctcccctccctctcgttTCTTCCTTTCCCGGAGAGGAGGACCGAGGGGAGGGCAGGCGGCCAGCCCCGGAGGAGGGGGGTACCAAGGGGGGTTGTGGTTAGAAGGAGCAGTAGCAACAGCAGCAAGAGAAGATGCTGAGGATGCGGACTACGGGATGGGCGCGCGGCTGGTGCTTGGGCTGCCTCCTTCTGCCGCTCTGCCTTAGCCTGGCCGCCGCCAAGCAGCTGCTCCGGTACCGGCTGGCGGAGGAGGGCCCCGCCGACGTGCGGATTGGCAATGTGGCCTCGGACCTGGGCATCGTGACCGGCTCGGGCGAGGTGACTTTCAGCCTTGAGTCTGGCTCTGAGTACCTGAAGATTGACAACCTCACCGGCGAGCTGAGCACCAGCGAGCGGCGCATTGACCGAGAGAAACTGCCCCAGTGTCAGATGATCTTCGACGAGAATGAGTGTTTCTTGGACTTCGAGGTATCCGTGATAGGGCCCTCGCAGAGCTGGGTGGACCTGTTTGAGGGTCGGGTCATCGTGCTGGACATCAACGACAACACGCCCACCTTCCCGTCACCGGTGCTCACCCTCACGGTGGAAGAGAACCGGCCTGTAGGAACACTTTACCTGCTGCCCACGGCCACCGATCGTGACTTCGGTCGCAATGGAATCGAGCGCTACGAGCTGCTCCAGGAGCCCGGGGGTGGCGGTGGCGGCGGAGAAGGAAGACGCTCGGGGCCGGTGGACAGCGCCCCCTACCCAGGGGGCGGCGGGAACAGCGCGAGCGGCGGCGGCCCTGGAAGCTCCAAGCGCCGGCTGGAGGTGCCTGAGGGTGGCGGTGGGACTGGTCCTGGTGGCCGAAGCAGTGTATTCGAGCTGCAGGTGGCAGACACCCCAGACGGCGAGAAACAGCCGCAACTGATAGTGAAGGGGGCGCTGGACCGGGAGCAGCGAGACTCCTACGAGCTGACCCTCCGAGTGCGCGATGGGGGCGATCCACCTCGGTCCTCACAGGCCATCTTGAGGGTGCTCATCACCGACGTGAATGACAACAGCCCCCGCTTCGAGAAGAGCGTTTATGAGGCTGACCTGGCTGAGAACAGCGCTCCGGGCACCCCCATCCTGCAGTTGCGCGCCGCCGATTTGGACGTGGGGGTCAATGGACAGATCGAGTATGTATTTGGGGCCGCTACCGAGTCTGTAAGAAGGCTACTGCGTCTGGATGAAACGTCCGGTTGGCTCAGTGTCTTGCACCGTATTGACCGCGAGGAAGTGAATCAGCTGCGATTCACAGTCATGGCCCGTGACCGTGGGCAGCCCCCCAAGACCGATAAGGCCACCGTGGTCCTCAACATCAAAGATGAGAATGACAACGTTCCCTCCATCGAAATTCGCAAGATAGGACGCATCCCACTTAAGGACGGGGTGGCCAACGTGGCCGAGGACGTCCTGGTGGACACGCCAATCGCCCTGGTGCAGGTGTCCGACCGAGATCAAGGCGAGAACGGGGTAGTCACCTGTACGGTAGTGGGAGATGTGCCTTTCCAGCTTAAGCCAGCCAGCGACACAGAGGGCGACCAGAACAAGAAAAAGTACTTCTTGCACACATCGGCCCCACTGGACTATGAGACCACCCGGGAGTTCAACGTGGTCATAGTAGCGGTGGACTCTGGCAGTCCTAGCCTCTCCAGCAACAATTCCTTGGTGGTCAAGGTGGGAGACACCAACGACAACCCTCCTGTCTTTGGTCAGTCTGTGGTTGAGGTTTACTTTCCAGAGAACAACATTCCAGGTGAGAGGGTAGCCACTGTGCTGGCGACAGATGCTGACAGTGGGAAGAACGCAGAGATTGCTTACTCTCTGGACTCCTCAGTGATGGGGACTTTTGCTATAGATCCCGATTCTGGGGACATCCTGGTCAATACAGTCCTGGACCGGGAGCAGACTGACAGGTATGAGTTTAAAGTTAATGCCAAAGACAAAGGCATTCCTGTGCTTCAGGGCAGCACCACGGTGATTGTACAGGTGGCTGATAAAAACGACAACGATCCTAAGTTTATGCAGGACGTCTTTACCTTTTATGTGAAGGAAAACTTGCAGCCAAACAGCCCTGTGGGAATGGTCACCGTGATGGATGCTGACAAGGGACGGAATGCAGAGATGAGCCTGTACATAGAGGAGAACAGTAAcattttttctattgaaaatgaCACAGGAACCATTTACTCCACAATGTCTTTTGACAGGGAACATCAGACTACATACACTTTCAGAGTGAAGGCTGTGGATGGGGGAGATCCTCCCAGATCGGCCACAGCCACAGTCTCCCTCTTTGTGATGGATGAAAATGACAACGCTCCCACAGTTACCCTTCCCAGAAACATTTCCTACACGTTGCTGCCACCTTCAAGTAATGTCAGGACAATAGTAGCTACAGTGCTGGCAACAGACAGTGATGATGGCATCAATGCGGACTTGAACTACAGCATTGTGGGAGGGAATCCTTTCAAGCTGTTCGAGATTGATCCCACCAGTGGTGTGGTTTCTTTAGTAGGAAAACTCACCC is a genomic window containing:
- the Pcdh7 gene encoding protocadherin-7 isoform X6; its protein translation is MLRMRTTGWARGWCLGCLLLPLCLSLAAAKQLLRYRLAEEGPADVRIGNVASDLGIVTGSGEVTFSLESGSEYLKIDNLTGELSTSERRIDREKLPQCQMIFDENECFLDFEVSVIGPSQSWVDLFEGRVIVLDINDNTPTFPSPVLTLTVEENRPVGTLYLLPTATDRDFGRNGIERYELLQEPGGGGGGGEGRRSGPVDSAPYPGGGGNSASGGGPGSSKRRLEVPEGGGGTGPGGRSSVFELQVADTPDGEKQPQLIVKGALDREQRDSYELTLRVRDGGDPPRSSQAILRVLITDVNDNSPRFEKSVYEADLAENSAPGTPILQLRAADLDVGVNGQIEYVFGAATESVRRLLRLDETSGWLSVLHRIDREEVNQLRFTVMARDRGQPPKTDKATVVLNIKDENDNVPSIEIRKIGRIPLKDGVANVAEDVLVDTPIALVQVSDRDQGENGVVTCTVVGDVPFQLKPASDTEGDQNKKKYFLHTSAPLDYETTREFNVVIVAVDSGSPSLSSNNSLVVKVGDTNDNPPVFGQSVVEVYFPENNIPGERVATVLATDADSGKNAEIAYSLDSSVMGTFAIDPDSGDILVNTVLDREQTDRYEFKVNAKDKGIPVLQGSTTVIVQVADKNDNDPKFMQDVFTFYVKENLQPNSPVGMVTVMDADKGRNAEMSLYIEENSNIFSIENDTGTIYSTMSFDREHQTTYTFRVKAVDGGDPPRSATATVSLFVMDENDNAPTVTLPRNISYTLLPPSSNVRTIVATVLATDSDDGINADLNYSIVGGNPFKLFEIDPTSGVVSLVGKLTQKHYGLHRLVVQVNDSGQPSQSTTTLVHVFVNESVSNATVIDSQIVRSLHTPLTQDIAGDPSYEISKQRLSIVIGVVAGIMTVILIILIVMMARYCRSKNKNGYEAGKKDHEDFFTPQQHDKSKKPKKDKKNKKSKQPLYSSIVTVEASKPNGQRYDSVNEKLSDSPSMGRYRSVNGGPGSPDLARHYKSSSPLPTVQLHPQSPTAGKKHQAVQDLPPANTFVGAGDNISIGSDHCSEYSCQTNNKYSKQMRLHPYITVFG
- the Pcdh7 gene encoding protocadherin-7 isoform X5, with translation MLRMRTTGWARGWCLGCLLLPLCLSLAAAKQLLRYRLAEEGPADVRIGNVASDLGIVTGSGEVTFSLESGSEYLKIDNLTGELSTSERRIDREKLPQCQMIFDENECFLDFEVSVIGPSQSWVDLFEGRVIVLDINDNTPTFPSPVLTLTVEENRPVGTLYLLPTATDRDFGRNGIERYELLQEPGGGGGGGEGRRSGPVDSAPYPGGGGNSASGGGPGSSKRRLEVPEGGGGTGPGGRSSVFELQVADTPDGEKQPQLIVKGALDREQRDSYELTLRVRDGGDPPRSSQAILRVLITDVNDNSPRFEKSVYEADLAENSAPGTPILQLRAADLDVGVNGQIEYVFGAATESVRRLLRLDETSGWLSVLHRIDREEVNQLRFTVMARDRGQPPKTDKATVVLNIKDENDNVPSIEIRKIGRIPLKDGVANVAEDVLVDTPIALVQVSDRDQGENGVVTCTVVGDVPFQLKPASDTEGDQNKKKYFLHTSAPLDYETTREFNVVIVAVDSGSPSLSSNNSLVVKVGDTNDNPPVFGQSVVEVYFPENNIPGERVATVLATDADSGKNAEIAYSLDSSVMGTFAIDPDSGDILVNTVLDREQTDRYEFKVNAKDKGIPVLQGSTTVIVQVADKNDNDPKFMQDVFTFYVKENLQPNSPVGMVTVMDADKGRNAEMSLYIEENSNIFSIENDTGTIYSTMSFDREHQTTYTFRVKAVDGGDPPRSATATVSLFVMDENDNAPTVTLPRNISYTLLPPSSNVRTIVATVLATDSDDGINADLNYSIVGGNPFKLFEIDPTSGVVSLVGKLTQKHYGLHRLVVQVNDSGQPSQSTTTLVHVFVNESVSNATVIDSQIVRSLHTPLTQDIAGDPSYEISKQRLSIVIGVVAGIMTVILIILIVMMARYCRSKNKNGYEAGKKDHEDFFTPQQHDKSKKPKKDKKNKKSKQPLYSSIVTVEASKPNGQRYDSVNEKLSDSPSMGRYRSVNGGPGSPDLARHYKSSSPLPTVQLHPQSPTAGKKHQAVQDLPPANTFVGAGDNISIGSDHCSEYSCQTNNKYSKQVDTVQTTNPPGHIEESCKINVCARK
- the Pcdh7 gene encoding protocadherin-7 isoform X4 gives rise to the protein MLRMRTTGWARGWCLGCLLLPLCLSLAAAKQLLRYRLAEEGPADVRIGNVASDLGIVTGSGEVTFSLESGSEYLKIDNLTGELSTSERRIDREKLPQCQMIFDENECFLDFEVSVIGPSQSWVDLFEGRVIVLDINDNTPTFPSPVLTLTVEENRPVGTLYLLPTATDRDFGRNGIERYELLQEPGGGGGGGEGRRSGPVDSAPYPGGGGNSASGGGPGSSKRRLEVPEGGGGTGPGGRSSVFELQVADTPDGEKQPQLIVKGALDREQRDSYELTLRVRDGGDPPRSSQAILRVLITDVNDNSPRFEKSVYEADLAENSAPGTPILQLRAADLDVGVNGQIEYVFGAATESVRRLLRLDETSGWLSVLHRIDREEVNQLRFTVMARDRGQPPKTDKATVVLNIKDENDNVPSIEIRKIGRIPLKDGVANVAEDVLVDTPIALVQVSDRDQGENGVVTCTVVGDVPFQLKPASDTEGDQNKKKYFLHTSAPLDYETTREFNVVIVAVDSGSPSLSSNNSLVVKVGDTNDNPPVFGQSVVEVYFPENNIPGERVATVLATDADSGKNAEIAYSLDSSVMGTFAIDPDSGDILVNTVLDREQTDRYEFKVNAKDKGIPVLQGSTTVIVQVADKNDNDPKFMQDVFTFYVKENLQPNSPVGMVTVMDADKGRNAEMSLYIEENSNIFSIENDTGTIYSTMSFDREHQTTYTFRVKAVDGGDPPRSATATVSLFVMDENDNAPTVTLPRNISYTLLPPSSNVRTIVATVLATDSDDGINADLNYSIVGGNPFKLFEIDPTSGVVSLVGKLTQKHYGLHRLVVQVNDSGQPSQSTTTLVHVFVNESVSNATVIDSQIVRSLHTPLTQDIAGDPSYEISKQRLSIVIGVVAGIMTVILIILIVMMARYCRSKNKNGYEAGKKDHEDFFTPQQHDKSKKPKKDKKNKKSKQPLYSSIVTVEASKPNGQRYDSVNEKLSDSPSMGRYRSVNGGPGSPDLARHYKSSSPLPTVQLHPQSPTAGKKHQAVQDLPPANTFVGAGDNISIGSDHCSEYSCQTNNKYSKQPFRRVTFSVVSQPQDPHQGSLQSCYDSGLEESETPSSKSSSGPRLGALPLPEDNYERTTPDGSVGEAEHMENGVAAITTFPFLPFPHGKTHGRRVLLRPLH
- the Pcdh7 gene encoding protocadherin-7 isoform X7, with amino-acid sequence MLRMRTTGWARGWCLGCLLLPLCLSLAAAKQLLRYRLAEEGPADVRIGNVASDLGIVTGSGEVTFSLESGSEYLKIDNLTGELSTSERRIDREKLPQCQMIFDENECFLDFEVSVIGPSQSWVDLFEGRVIVLDINDNTPTFPSPVLTLTVEENRPVGTLYLLPTATDRDFGRNGIERYELLQEPGGGGGGGEGRRSGPVDSAPYPGGGGNSASGGGPGSSKRRLEVPEGGGGTGPGGRSSVFELQVADTPDGEKQPQLIVKGALDREQRDSYELTLRVRDGGDPPRSSQAILRVLITDVNDNSPRFEKSVYEADLAENSAPGTPILQLRAADLDVGVNGQIEYVFGAATESVRRLLRLDETSGWLSVLHRIDREEVNQLRFTVMARDRGQPPKTDKATVVLNIKDENDNVPSIEIRKIGRIPLKDGVANVAEDVLVDTPIALVQVSDRDQGENGVVTCTVVGDVPFQLKPASDTEGDQNKKKYFLHTSAPLDYETTREFNVVIVAVDSGSPSLSSNNSLVVKVGDTNDNPPVFGQSVVEVYFPENNIPGERVATVLATDADSGKNAEIAYSLDSSVMGTFAIDPDSGDILVNTVLDREQTDRYEFKVNAKDKGIPVLQGSTTVIVQVADKNDNDPKFMQDVFTFYVKENLQPNSPVGMVTVMDADKGRNAEMSLYIEENSNIFSIENDTGTIYSTMSFDREHQTTYTFRVKAVDGGDPPRSATATVSLFVMDENDNAPTVTLPRNISYTLLPPSSNVRTIVATVLATDSDDGINADLNYSIVGGNPFKLFEIDPTSGVVSLVGKLTQKHYGLHRLVVQVNDSGQPSQSTTTLVHVFVNESVSNATVIDSQIVRSLHTPLTQDIAGDPSYEISKQRLSIVIGVVAGIMTVILIILIVMMARYCRSKNKNGYEAGKKDHEDFFTPQQHDKSKKPKKDKKNKKSKQPLYSSIVTVEASKPNGQRYDSVNEKLSDSPSMGRYRSVNGGPGSPDLARHYKSSSPLPTVQLHPQSPTAGKKHQAVQDLPPANTFVGAGDNISIGSDHCSEYSCQTNNKYSKQIQGLFQM
- the Pcdh7 gene encoding protocadherin-7 isoform X3, which gives rise to MLRMRTTGWARGWCLGCLLLPLCLSLAAAKQLLRYRLAEEGPADVRIGNVASDLGIVTGSGEVTFSLESGSEYLKIDNLTGELSTSERRIDREKLPQCQMIFDENECFLDFEVSVIGPSQSWVDLFEGRVIVLDINDNTPTFPSPVLTLTVEENRPVGTLYLLPTATDRDFGRNGIERYELLQEPGGGGGGGEGRRSGPVDSAPYPGGGGNSASGGGPGSSKRRLEVPEGGGGTGPGGRSSVFELQVADTPDGEKQPQLIVKGALDREQRDSYELTLRVRDGGDPPRSSQAILRVLITDVNDNSPRFEKSVYEADLAENSAPGTPILQLRAADLDVGVNGQIEYVFGAATESVRRLLRLDETSGWLSVLHRIDREEVNQLRFTVMARDRGQPPKTDKATVVLNIKDENDNVPSIEIRKIGRIPLKDGVANVAEDVLVDTPIALVQVSDRDQGENGVVTCTVVGDVPFQLKPASDTEGDQNKKKYFLHTSAPLDYETTREFNVVIVAVDSGSPSLSSNNSLVVKVGDTNDNPPVFGQSVVEVYFPENNIPGERVATVLATDADSGKNAEIAYSLDSSVMGTFAIDPDSGDILVNTVLDREQTDRYEFKVNAKDKGIPVLQGSTTVIVQVADKNDNDPKFMQDVFTFYVKENLQPNSPVGMVTVMDADKGRNAEMSLYIEENSNIFSIENDTGTIYSTMSFDREHQTTYTFRVKAVDGGDPPRSATATVSLFVMDENDNAPTVTLPRNISYTLLPPSSNVRTIVATVLATDSDDGINADLNYSIVGGNPFKLFEIDPTSGVVSLVGKLTQKHYGLHRLVVQVNDSGQPSQSTTTLVHVFVNESVSNATVIDSQIVRSLHTPLTQDIAGDPSYEISKQRLSIVIGVVAGIMTVILIILIVMMARYCRSKNKNGYEAGKKDHEDFFTPQQHDKSKKPKKDKKNKKSKQPLYSSIVTVEASKPNGQRYDSVNEKLSDSPSMGRYRSVNGGPGSPDLARHYKSSSPLPTVQLHPQSPTAGKKHQAVQDLPPANTFVGAGDNISIGSDHCSEYSCQTNNKYSKQPFRRVTFSVVSQPQDPHQGSLQSCYDSGLEESETPSNSRPLPDVALTGKCTRECDEYGHSDSCWMPVRTSPERKKSQPKLSTFMPVDERGSQEKLANGEAAIMGDRNRNLLNKKLTSSYETFSAASFSKSEEANPEDIPLTKTGEYKPSPVNTLTRREVYL
- the Pcdh7 gene encoding protocadherin-7 isoform X1 encodes the protein MLRMRTTGWARGWCLGCLLLPLCLSLAAAKQLLRYRLAEEGPADVRIGNVASDLGIVTGSGEVTFSLESGSEYLKIDNLTGELSTSERRIDREKLPQCQMIFDENECFLDFEVSVIGPSQSWVDLFEGRVIVLDINDNTPTFPSPVLTLTVEENRPVGTLYLLPTATDRDFGRNGIERYELLQEPGGGGGGGEGRRSGPVDSAPYPGGGGNSASGGGPGSSKRRLEVPEGGGGTGPGGRSSVFELQVADTPDGEKQPQLIVKGALDREQRDSYELTLRVRDGGDPPRSSQAILRVLITDVNDNSPRFEKSVYEADLAENSAPGTPILQLRAADLDVGVNGQIEYVFGAATESVRRLLRLDETSGWLSVLHRIDREEVNQLRFTVMARDRGQPPKTDKATVVLNIKDENDNVPSIEIRKIGRIPLKDGVANVAEDVLVDTPIALVQVSDRDQGENGVVTCTVVGDVPFQLKPASDTEGDQNKKKYFLHTSAPLDYETTREFNVVIVAVDSGSPSLSSNNSLVVKVGDTNDNPPVFGQSVVEVYFPENNIPGERVATVLATDADSGKNAEIAYSLDSSVMGTFAIDPDSGDILVNTVLDREQTDRYEFKVNAKDKGIPVLQGSTTVIVQVADKNDNDPKFMQDVFTFYVKENLQPNSPVGMVTVMDADKGRNAEMSLYIEENSNIFSIENDTGTIYSTMSFDREHQTTYTFRVKAVDGGDPPRSATATVSLFVMDENDNAPTVTLPRNISYTLLPPSSNVRTIVATVLATDSDDGINADLNYSIVGGNPFKLFEIDPTSGVVSLVGKLTQKHYGLHRLVVQVNDSGQPSQSTTTLVHVFVNESVSNATVIDSQIVRSLHTPLTQDIAGDPSYEISKQRLSIVIGVVAGIMTVILIILIVMMARYCRSKNKNGYEAGKKDHEDFFTPQQHDKSKKPKKDKKNKKSKQPLYSSIVTVEASKPNGQRYDSVNEKLSDSPSMGRYRSVNGGPGSPDLARHYKSSSPLPTVQLHPQSPTAGKKHQAVQDLPPANTFVGAGDNISIGSDHCSEYSCQTNNKYSKQPFRRVTFSVVSQPQDPHQGSLQSCYDSGLEESETPSSKSSSGPRLGALPLPEDNYERTTPDGSVGEAEHMENDSRPLPDVALTGKCTRECDEYGHSDSCWMPVRTSPERKKSQPKLSTFMPVDERGSQEKLANGEAAIMGDRNRNLLNKKLTSSYETFSAASFSKSEEANPEDIPLTKTGEYKPSPVNTLTRREVYL
- the Pcdh7 gene encoding protocadherin-7 isoform X2, producing MLRMRTTGWARGWCLGCLLLPLCLSLAAAKQLLRYRLAEEGPADVRIGNVASDLGIVTGSGEVTFSLESGSEYLKIDNLTGELSTSERRIDREKLPQCQMIFDENECFLDFEVSVIGPSQSWVDLFEGRVIVLDINDNTPTFPSPVLTLTVEENRPVGTLYLLPTATDRDFGRNGIERYELLQEPGGGGGGGEGRRSGPVDSAPYPGGGGNSASGGGPGSSKRRLEVPEGGGGTGPGGRSSVFELQVADTPDGEKQPQLIVKGALDREQRDSYELTLRVRDGGDPPRSSQAILRVLITDVNDNSPRFEKSVYEADLAENSAPGTPILQLRAADLDVGVNGQIEYVFGAATESVRRLLRLDETSGWLSVLHRIDREEVNQLRFTVMARDRGQPPKTDKATVVLNIKDENDNVPSIEIRKIGRIPLKDGVANVAEDVLVDTPIALVQVSDRDQGENGVVTCTVVGDVPFQLKPASDTEGDQNKKKYFLHTSAPLDYETTREFNVVIVAVDSGSPSLSSNNSLVVKVGDTNDNPPVFGQSVVEVYFPENNIPGERVATVLATDADSGKNAEIAYSLDSSVMGTFAIDPDSGDILVNTVLDREQTDRYEFKVNAKDKGIPVLQGSTTVIVQVADKNDNDPKFMQDVFTFYVKENLQPNSPVGMVTVMDADKGRNAEMSLYIEENSNIFSIENDTGTIYSTMSFDREHQTTYTFRVKAVDGGDPPRSATATVSLFVMDENDNAPTVTLPRNISYTLLPPSSNVRTIVATVLATDSDDGINADLNYSIVGGNPFKLFEIDPTSGVVSLVGKLTQKHYGLHRLVVQVNDSGQPSQSTTTLVHVFVNESVSNATVIDSQIVRSLHTPLTQDIAGDPSYEISKQRLSIVIGVVAGIMTVILIILIVMMARYCRSKNKNGYEAGKKDHEDFFTPQQHDKSKKPKKDKKNKKSKQPLYSSIVTVEASKPNGQRYDSVNEKLSDSPSMGRYRSVNGGPGSPDLARHYKSSSPLPTVQLHPQSPTAGKKHQAVQDLPPANTFVGAGDNISIGSDHCSEYSCQTNNKYSKQPFRRVTFSVVSQPQDPHQGSLQSCYDSGLEESETPSSKSSSGPRLGALPLPEDNYERTTPDGSVDSRPLPDVALTGKCTRECDEYGHSDSCWMPVRTSPERKKSQPKLSTFMPVDERGSQEKLANGEAAIMGDRNRNLLNKKLTSSYETFSAASFSKSEEANPEDIPLTKTGEYKPSPVNTLTRREVYL